From the Leptotrichia sp. oral taxon 221 genome, one window contains:
- a CDS encoding cysteine desulfurase family protein, with translation MIYLDNAASTKPKQEVIDVMVESMKENFANADAIHEFSHKIAQKIKKSRKIVGDFLGVDGNRVFFTAGGGDGNNLLLQGIIEANSRTKKHLITTKIEHPTVFENFRYYEQKGFEVDYLDVDKEGYVNTEQLKNLLREDTLIVSIGAVNSETGAIQNLEEIGKIIKEKSKDIYFHTDFVQGLGTVDIKFDEISVDAITMSGHKIYAPKGIGAIYLKKDVKVINVVKGENSENGIVKRTMPTELIFAFTKAVELLQKNYKNDMKKIQELKEKFAEEIEKNIENVKFNSGFDIKKSSPKILNVSFKGAKGEVLTHFLGMNEIYVSTGSACSSKTGNSRILEAMKLDPSEINGAIRFSFSIYNTLEEISEVVTVLKSSVERIRKMR, from the coding sequence ATGATATATTTAGATAATGCAGCAAGTACAAAACCTAAGCAAGAAGTCATTGATGTAATGGTTGAATCAATGAAAGAAAATTTTGCAAATGCTGATGCAATACATGAATTTTCACATAAAATTGCTCAGAAGATTAAAAAGTCACGAAAAATAGTAGGAGATTTTTTAGGAGTTGACGGAAATAGAGTATTTTTTACAGCTGGTGGAGGAGATGGAAATAATTTGTTGTTACAAGGGATTATTGAAGCAAATTCTCGTACGAAAAAACATTTGATTACAACGAAAATCGAGCATCCAACAGTTTTTGAAAATTTTCGTTATTATGAACAAAAAGGATTTGAAGTAGATTATTTAGATGTTGATAAAGAGGGATATGTGAATACCGAGCAACTAAAAAATCTATTGAGAGAGGATACATTGATAGTTTCGATAGGGGCAGTTAATAGTGAAACTGGTGCAATTCAAAATCTTGAGGAAATTGGAAAAATTATAAAAGAGAAAAGTAAAGATATTTATTTTCATACAGATTTTGTACAAGGGCTTGGAACAGTGGATATTAAATTTGATGAGATTTCAGTAGATGCTATAACTATGAGTGGACATAAGATTTATGCACCAAAGGGAATTGGAGCAATTTATTTGAAGAAAGATGTAAAGGTTATAAATGTTGTAAAGGGGGAAAATTCTGAAAATGGAATAGTCAAGAGAACAATGCCAACAGAATTGATTTTTGCTTTTACAAAAGCTGTGGAATTATTACAAAAAAATTATAAAAATGATATGAAAAAAATTCAAGAGTTGAAAGAAAAATTTGCAGAAGAAATTGAAAAGAATATAGAAAATGTGAAGTTTAATTCAGGATTTGATATAAAAAAATCAAGTCCCAAAATATTGAATGTATCGTTTAAAGGTGCAAAAGGTGAAGTGTTGACACATTTTTTAGGAATGAATGAAATTTATGTTTCAACAGGTTCGGCTTGTTCTTCAAAAACTGGAAATAGTAGAATTTTGGAGGCTATGAAACTTGATCCGAGTGAAATTAATGGAGCAATAAGATTTAGTTTTTCTATTTATAACACTTTGGAAGAAATTTCTGAAGTTGTAACAGTATTAAAATCAAGTGTTGAAAGAATTAGAAAGATGAGATAA
- the thiI gene encoding tRNA uracil 4-sulfurtransferase ThiI, producing the protein MKEKLNRERKKLMSYTNKELLNSIGLAYGELSLKGKNRGQFEKKLRNKIKKVLEGFEYTLFDDISKPYLFINSEDLDAVTEKMKKVFGIVGLNQAAKVEREDEQIKEKLLQFAEYAYEKGARNFKVVVNRSNKGFEKNSMEYAKELGAHILINSPFEKVKMKDADIIFNVDIRKNVYIYTDKIKTYGGLPLGSTGKGLVLLSGGIDSPVASFMMAKRGMRLNFVTFHSFPFTSKQALEKIKELTEILSIYTGKARLYSMNILKIQEIINEKTKKDLATILGRRAMMRLAERLANTMQYQALITGESLGQVASQTMGGLTCTNAVMEKLPVFRPLIGMDKTEIIDIAKDIDTYEKSIEPHEDSCALFAPKHPVTNPKLEDVLAEEEKIENYDEILDEIFNEKEYFNIG; encoded by the coding sequence ATGAAAGAAAAATTAAACAGAGAAAGGAAAAAATTAATGAGTTATACCAATAAAGAATTACTAAATTCAATAGGTTTAGCTTATGGAGAGTTGTCTTTAAAAGGGAAAAATAGAGGGCAATTTGAGAAAAAGCTAAGAAATAAAATTAAAAAAGTGTTAGAAGGGTTTGAGTATACGCTATTTGATGACATTTCAAAGCCGTATCTTTTTATCAATTCAGAAGATTTAGATGCAGTTACTGAAAAAATGAAAAAAGTTTTTGGAATTGTAGGACTTAATCAAGCGGCAAAAGTTGAGAGAGAAGACGAACAAATAAAAGAAAAACTTTTACAGTTTGCAGAGTATGCTTATGAAAAAGGAGCTAGAAATTTTAAGGTTGTAGTAAATAGAAGCAATAAAGGTTTTGAGAAAAACTCGATGGAATATGCAAAAGAATTGGGAGCGCATATTTTGATTAATAGTCCGTTTGAAAAGGTTAAAATGAAAGATGCAGATATAATTTTTAATGTAGATATTAGAAAAAATGTGTATATTTATACTGATAAAATAAAAACTTACGGAGGGCTGCCTTTAGGATCAACAGGAAAAGGTCTTGTTTTGTTATCTGGAGGAATAGATAGTCCAGTTGCTTCATTTATGATGGCAAAAAGAGGAATGAGATTGAATTTTGTTACATTCCATAGTTTTCCATTTACAAGTAAACAAGCGTTGGAAAAAATTAAGGAACTTACAGAAATATTGTCGATTTATACAGGGAAAGCTAGACTTTATTCGATGAATATTTTAAAAATTCAGGAAATAATTAATGAAAAAACAAAAAAAGATTTGGCAACAATATTGGGTAGAAGAGCAATGATGAGATTAGCAGAAAGATTAGCAAATACAATGCAATATCAAGCATTAATAACAGGGGAAAGTTTAGGACAGGTTGCTTCGCAAACAATGGGAGGATTGACTTGTACAAATGCAGTTATGGAAAAATTACCAGTATTCAGACCGTTGATTGGGATGGACAAAACAGAAATTATTGATATTGCGAAGGATATTGATACATATGAAAAATCGATAGAACCGCATGAAGATTCATGTGCGTTATTTGCACCTAAACATCCAGTGACAAATCCTAAGTTGGAAGATGTTTTAGCAGAAGAGGAAAAAATCGAAAATTATGATGAAATTTTAGATGAAATATTTAATGAAAAGGAATATTTTAATATAGGATAA
- a CDS encoding YihY/virulence factor BrkB family protein, producing the protein MENNKRIENAKNQLNDLKQMVYLIYRNYRDRDTQMLSIALTYYSLLAIFPIVALILGITRGFGLEKMFIQKFFEIWPGNNGMLKVIIDVAKKLLVSTEGGVLAGVGIIVLFYAASKVLITLENSFNKIWRINKKRSLARRMVDYVAIIFLGPIFFISFSAFNSYIAESIIKSFPKQKILIDLFIGISGPLTYILLFSFIFYLVPNINVKIKPAIIAGVVTTVLTFGWKLLFLLLQSTITNYNVIYGSLALIPIFLIWVQYVWVTILLGSQIAFSIQTSDEFLYNQNKEVPIKVKREAGILILSLIIKNFEEKKSPYTYQKLSDRLGMSVFLIKDILSDLEKMGFIHEMFSEKNADIQYHVAYNPTSITINQFMKEFDTKNIEYYSDVFSHLNDEDKRILEDIREKLSMKNMEEGEVKSIAELYANKEYTNPKKLNPNNQLEFEVVPNVENFIEEEENSKEKNKEKIEIVEEEVVQEEKNKENIIKEKENKENEKQKEKLKVEEKSEILESEESSQELNDTVEKMETKEVEKEIKVIEKEEKPISKKTEEKEIKDEKVLEKLSENITEKEDSEKIVEEKPETNSKESSSFEIPNFEILTTVKARREQKDENSDTNIKDNIDSKDSENEELLFKEADDEIEDDNDNSDLSSNGTKKARFVGGRWRIM; encoded by the coding sequence ATGGAAAATAACAAAAGAATAGAGAATGCCAAAAATCAATTAAATGATTTGAAACAAATGGTGTATTTAATTTATAGAAATTATAGAGATAGAGATACTCAGATGTTGTCAATAGCTCTTACATATTATTCGCTCTTAGCGATTTTTCCCATTGTTGCGCTTATTCTTGGGATTACTCGAGGATTTGGTTTGGAAAAAATGTTTATTCAAAAATTTTTTGAAATTTGGCCTGGAAATAATGGAATGTTAAAAGTAATTATAGATGTAGCTAAAAAATTATTAGTTTCAACAGAGGGTGGAGTATTAGCAGGAGTTGGGATAATAGTTTTGTTTTATGCGGCTTCTAAAGTTTTGATAACATTAGAAAATTCATTTAATAAAATATGGAGAATTAATAAAAAAAGATCGTTAGCAAGAAGAATGGTAGATTATGTAGCAATAATCTTTTTAGGACCAATATTTTTTATATCATTTTCAGCTTTTAATTCATACATTGCTGAAAGTATAATAAAAAGTTTTCCTAAACAAAAAATACTAATAGATTTATTTATTGGTATTTCTGGACCTTTGACATATATTTTATTATTTTCGTTCATATTTTACTTGGTTCCAAACATAAATGTAAAGATTAAACCAGCAATTATTGCGGGTGTTGTTACAACAGTATTGACTTTCGGTTGGAAATTATTATTTTTATTACTTCAATCAACAATAACAAATTACAATGTCATTTATGGAAGTTTAGCATTAATACCGATTTTCTTAATATGGGTTCAATATGTTTGGGTAACGATACTATTGGGATCGCAAATAGCTTTTTCGATTCAAACTTCAGATGAGTTTTTGTACAATCAAAATAAAGAAGTTCCAATAAAAGTAAAAAGAGAAGCAGGAATTTTGATTTTATCTCTAATAATTAAAAATTTTGAAGAGAAAAAATCGCCATATACTTATCAAAAATTATCAGACAGATTGGGAATGAGTGTTTTTTTAATAAAAGATATTTTGTCTGATTTAGAAAAAATGGGATTTATTCATGAAATGTTTTCTGAAAAAAACGCTGATATTCAATATCATGTTGCTTATAATCCAACATCAATAACGATAAATCAATTCATGAAGGAATTTGATACTAAAAATATTGAATATTATAGCGATGTTTTCAGCCATTTGAATGATGAAGATAAAAGAATACTAGAAGATATTAGAGAAAAATTATCTATGAAAAATATGGAAGAAGGCGAAGTAAAATCAATTGCAGAATTATATGCAAATAAAGAATATACGAACCCTAAAAAATTAAATCCTAATAATCAATTAGAGTTTGAAGTAGTTCCTAATGTAGAAAATTTCATTGAAGAAGAAGAAAATAGTAAAGAGAAAAACAAAGAAAAAATAGAAATAGTAGAAGAGGAAGTTGTTCAGGAAGAAAAAAACAAAGAAAATATTATAAAAGAAAAAGAAAATAAAGAAAATGAAAAACAAAAAGAAAAATTAAAAGTTGAAGAAAAATCAGAAATTTTAGAATCAGAAGAAAGTTCTCAAGAATTGAATGATACTGTTGAAAAAATGGAAACAAAAGAAGTAGAAAAAGAAATAAAAGTTATTGAAAAGGAAGAAAAACCAATATCTAAAAAAACTGAGGAAAAAGAAATAAAAGATGAAAAAGTCTTGGAAAAATTATCAGAAAATATTACTGAAAAAGAAGATTCTGAAAAGATTGTTGAAGAAAAACCAGAAACAAATTCTAAAGAAAGCAGTTCGTTTGAAATACCAAATTTTGAAATTTTAACGACTGTAAAGGCACGAAGAGAGCAAAAAGATGAAAACAGTGATACAAATATAAAAGATAATATAGATTCTAAAGATTCTGAAAACGAAGAGTTGCTGTTCAAAGAAGCAGATGATGAAATTGAAGATGACAACGATAATTCTGATTTATCATCAAATGGGACTAAGAAAGCAAGATTCGTAGGAGGAAGATGGCGAATTATGTAA
- the nadR gene encoding multifunctional transcriptional regulator/nicotinamide-nucleotide adenylyltransferase/ribosylnicotinamide kinase NadR: MEKKNKKCGIIFGKFYPLHIGHVDFIQKASGYVDTLYVFVCTDDERDLKLFNESKMKKMPTIKDRLKFVEQTFKNQSNIKVLHLAEDGIPFYPNGWKGWSERVQEKLLEKNIKVDMIFTNETQDVENYKNNFLTLPNFEKTFNKNLEIQTIDIQRNNFYISATEIRKNPYKNWFFIPRYVREFFVLKIAIIGSKNSGKTNLTHKLANYFNTTYVEEYRKKYIKEELNGNAKNLQYDDYSKIVYGQNEKILKSIKNSDKLVFVDTEFMSLQAFASITEGREHPIIEDFIRNNNFDEIIYVQNPEEKNSEYDNKLIELLEKNKKSYIMLERKKNKHNLTEIYDKAIDILNKYLEN; encoded by the coding sequence TTGGAGAAAAAAAATAAAAAATGTGGAATAATATTTGGAAAATTTTATCCATTACACATTGGTCATGTTGATTTTATTCAAAAAGCGAGTGGATATGTAGATACATTGTATGTTTTCGTATGTACCGACGATGAAAGAGATTTGAAACTTTTTAATGAGTCAAAAATGAAAAAAATGCCAACGATAAAAGATAGATTAAAATTTGTGGAACAAACTTTTAAGAATCAATCAAATATAAAAGTGTTGCATTTAGCTGAAGATGGAATACCATTTTATCCTAATGGATGGAAAGGTTGGAGTGAAAGAGTTCAGGAAAAATTACTTGAAAAAAATATAAAAGTAGATATGATTTTTACAAACGAAACTCAAGATGTAGAAAATTATAAAAATAATTTTTTGACATTACCAAATTTTGAAAAAACTTTTAATAAAAATTTAGAAATACAGACAATAGACATTCAAAGAAATAATTTTTACATAAGTGCAACGGAAATAAGAAAAAATCCTTATAAGAACTGGTTTTTCATTCCAAGATATGTCAGAGAATTTTTTGTATTAAAAATAGCAATAATCGGTTCAAAAAACTCAGGGAAAACGAATTTAACACACAAATTAGCTAATTATTTTAATACGACATATGTCGAAGAATACAGAAAAAAATACATTAAAGAAGAATTGAACGGAAATGCAAAAAATTTACAGTATGATGATTATAGCAAAATTGTTTATGGACAAAATGAAAAAATCTTAAAATCAATAAAAAATTCAGATAAGTTAGTATTTGTAGATACAGAATTTATGTCGTTACAGGCTTTTGCAAGCATAACTGAAGGAAGAGAACATCCAATAATAGAAGATTTTATTAGAAATAATAATTTTGATGAAATAATTTACGTTCAAAATCCTGAAGAAAAAAATTCAGAATACGATAATAAACTTATTGAATTGTTAGAAAAAAACAAAAAAAGTTATATAATGCTTGAAAGAAAAAAAAATAAACATAATTTAACAGAAATTTATGATAAAGCAATTGATATTTTGAATAAATATTTAGAAAATTAA
- the rpmG gene encoding 50S ribosomal protein L33: MRVQVILECTETKLRHYVTTKNKKTHPERLEMRKYNPVLRRHSLYREVK, translated from the coding sequence ATGAGAGTACAAGTAATTTTAGAATGCACTGAAACTAAGTTGAGACATTATGTAACAACTAAAAATAAAAAAACTCATCCTGAAAGATTGGAAATGAGAAAATATAATCCAGTGTTAAGAAGACATTCTCTTTATAGAGAAGTTAAATAG
- the secE gene encoding preprotein translocase subunit SecE, with protein MSKLNLKESFANLREEYKKIYWPSKGETYHVTVIVLLITAFIAIYSLLFDTAFNFVLTKISEILRSFLGGA; from the coding sequence ATGAGTAAATTAAATTTAAAAGAATCTTTTGCGAATTTGCGTGAAGAGTATAAAAAAATATATTGGCCGTCAAAAGGTGAAACATATCATGTCACAGTAATAGTGTTATTGATAACAGCTTTTATAGCTATTTATTCACTTCTTTTTGATACGGCGTTTAATTTTGTATTGACGAAAATAAGTGAAATATTAAGGAGCTTTTTAGGAGGCGCGTAA
- the nusG gene encoding transcription termination/antitermination protein NusG yields MTENIEKKDDEIVYEKKWYIIHTYSGYEKKVATDLEKRIQSLNLTDRVFRVLVPEEEVLEEKRGKMVKVPRKLFPSYVMIEMLSVKEENELGLGYRVDSDAWYVIRNTNGVTGFVGVGSDPIPLSDEEASELLAKVGIDTNEEQKTLYKIDFEIGDKVVVTKETFLDQEGEITDIDYEHGRVTVMLEVFGRLTPVELEYNEISKLEY; encoded by the coding sequence GTGACTGAAAATATAGAAAAAAAAGATGATGAAATTGTATACGAAAAAAAATGGTATATAATTCATACATATTCAGGTTACGAGAAAAAAGTGGCTACAGATTTAGAAAAAAGAATCCAATCCTTGAATTTAACAGATAGAGTTTTCAGGGTATTAGTTCCTGAAGAAGAAGTTTTGGAAGAAAAAAGAGGGAAAATGGTAAAAGTTCCTAGAAAATTATTTCCAAGTTATGTTATGATAGAAATGCTTTCTGTTAAAGAAGAAAATGAATTGGGATTAGGATATCGTGTTGATAGTGATGCTTGGTATGTGATAAGAAATACTAATGGAGTAACGGGATTCGTAGGAGTTGGAAGTGACCCTATACCTTTATCAGATGAAGAAGCAAGTGAATTGCTAGCTAAAGTAGGAATTGATACAAATGAAGAACAAAAAACACTTTATAAGATTGATTTTGAAATAGGAGATAAGGTAGTAGTTACTAAAGAAACTTTCCTTGATCAAGAAGGGGAAATAACAGATATCGATTATGAACATGGTAGAGTTACTGTTATGCTTGAAGTTTTTGGTAGATTAACGCCAGTAGAATTAGAGTATAACGAAATTTCGAAATTAGAATATTAG
- the rplK gene encoding 50S ribosomal protein L11, with protein sequence MAKEVIGKIKLQLEAGKANPAPPVGPALGQHGVNIPEFCKAFNAQTQDKMGFVIPVEITVYADRSFTFILKTPPASDLLKKAAKVQKGAGNSLKEVAGTITKAQLQEIAETKMPDLNAGSVEAAMNIIAGTARSMGIKIAE encoded by the coding sequence ATGGCTAAAGAAGTAATCGGAAAGATTAAATTACAATTGGAAGCAGGGAAAGCAAATCCTGCACCACCAGTAGGACCAGCTTTAGGACAACATGGAGTTAATATTCCTGAGTTCTGTAAAGCGTTTAATGCACAAACACAAGATAAAATGGGATTCGTAATTCCAGTAGAAATAACAGTATATGCAGATAGAAGTTTTACATTTATCTTAAAAACACCACCTGCATCAGATTTATTAAAAAAAGCAGCTAAAGTTCAAAAAGGAGCAGGAAATTCATTAAAAGAAGTTGCTGGGACTATAACTAAAGCTCAATTACAAGAAATTGCAGAAACAAAAATGCCAGATTTAAATGCTGGAAGTGTTGAAGCAGCAATGAATATTATTGCAGGTACAGCAAGAAGTATGGGAATTAAAATAGCAGAATAA
- the rplA gene encoding 50S ribosomal protein L1, giving the protein MAKRGKRYNDISQKVDKLKIYTPEEALDLVFDTKSAKFVETVELAVRLGVDPRHADQQVRGTVVLPHGTGKSVKILVITSGENIQKALDAGADFAGDDEYINKIQGGWLDFDLVIATPDMMPKLGKLGRTLGTKGLMPNPKSGTVTTNVEQTVNEFKKGKVAFKVDKLGSIHLPIGKVDFSKEAIVENFKVALDQIVKLKPAASKGQYLRTVAISLTMGPGIKIDPLLAGSYVAK; this is encoded by the coding sequence ATGGCAAAAAGAGGAAAAAGATATAACGATATTTCTCAAAAAGTAGATAAATTAAAAATATACACTCCAGAAGAAGCATTAGATTTAGTTTTTGATACTAAAAGTGCTAAATTCGTGGAAACAGTAGAATTAGCAGTAAGATTAGGAGTAGATCCTAGACATGCTGATCAACAAGTTAGAGGTACAGTTGTATTACCTCATGGAACTGGTAAATCAGTTAAAATATTAGTGATAACTTCTGGAGAAAATATTCAAAAAGCACTAGATGCAGGAGCAGATTTTGCAGGAGATGACGAATACATCAATAAAATTCAAGGTGGATGGTTAGATTTCGATTTAGTAATCGCTACACCTGACATGATGCCTAAATTAGGTAAATTAGGAAGAACTTTAGGAACTAAAGGATTAATGCCTAACCCTAAATCAGGAACTGTTACAACTAATGTTGAACAAACAGTTAATGAATTTAAAAAAGGGAAAGTTGCTTTCAAAGTTGATAAATTAGGATCAATTCACTTACCAATTGGTAAAGTTGATTTCTCTAAAGAAGCAATTGTAGAAAACTTCAAAGTAGCATTAGATCAAATTGTTAAATTAAAACCAGCAGCATCTAAAGGACAATACTTAAGAACAGTTGCTATTTCATTAACAATGGGACCTGGAATCAAAATAGATCCTTTATTAGCAGGATCATATGTAGCTAAATAG
- the rplJ gene encoding 50S ribosomal protein L10, translated as MPAQSKVEAVQALTAKLKDAKAMVFVDYKGISVNEDTELRKNAREAGVEYFVAKNRLMKIALKEVGIDTDFDDLLEGTTSFALGYEDGIAPSKLIFDFSNKLKDKIQIKGGMLENDRVDVKTIEALAKLPSREELLGQIAYGLLSPVRMLAVALTNVADQGATEAVAE; from the coding sequence TTGCCAGCACAATCTAAAGTAGAAGCAGTTCAAGCTTTAACTGCCAAATTAAAAGATGCTAAAGCAATGGTTTTTGTTGATTATAAAGGAATTAGTGTTAATGAAGATACTGAATTAAGAAAAAATGCTAGAGAAGCAGGGGTTGAATACTTTGTTGCTAAAAATAGATTGATGAAAATAGCATTGAAAGAAGTTGGGATTGATACAGATTTTGACGACTTATTAGAAGGAACAACATCATTTGCATTAGGATATGAAGATGGTATTGCTCCATCAAAATTAATCTTTGATTTCAGTAATAAATTAAAAGATAAAATACAAATCAAAGGTGGTATGTTAGAAAATGATAGAGTCGATGTTAAAACAATAGAAGCATTAGCTAAATTACCATCAAGAGAAGAATTACTTGGTCAAATCGCTTACGGATTATTATCGCCAGTTAGAATGTTAGCTGTTGCGTTAACTAATGTAGCAGATCAAGGTGCGACTGAAGCAGTTGCTGAATAA